The DNA window CCGAGGGCCTCAAGGAGATGCAGAGCCCCGAGCAGGTGGCTGAGCGCCGCGGCATGTCCGTCGCCCAGATCTACGGCTGGAAGGAGCAGAAGTAATGGCTGACGCTAAAAGGACGCTGCGCGTCACCCAGGTGAAGAGCGCCATCGGCTGCCCGGGCGACCAGGGCAAGACCCTGCGCGCGCTGGGCCTGGGCAAGATCAACCGCACGTCGGACCTCGTGGACAACGAGTCCGTGCGCGGCATGATCTTCAAGGTCAAGCACCTTGTGACCGTTGAGGAAATCTAACCCTCGCGGGAAGACAATGCTATACTAAGCGATTGCGTGCCCTCAAGCGGCGCGCAATCGCTTCGTTGTAAAGGAAGTTTGCTGGCGGCGAGCTGCCAGCGCCGGGCGAAGAGGGCCCGGAAGCGACAGAAGGAGAAGCATCACTATGGAACTCAAGGATCTCAAGCCGGCTGAAGGCTCCCGCAAGGCGCGCAAGCGCGTCGGCCGCGGCAACGGCTCCGGCACGGGCAAGACGTCCGGCCGCGGCATGAACGGCCAGAAGTCCCGCGCCGGCGGCGGCAAGGGCGCCGGTTTCGAGGGCGGCCAGACCCCGCTCGCGCGTCGTCTGCCGAAGCTGCCCGGCTTCAAGAACATCAACCATGTGGAGTACCTGCCCGTCAACGTCAAGCGTCTCGAGGAGGTCTTCGAGGCCGGCGACGTGGTGGACGGCGAGAGCCTCAAGGCCAAGGGCGTCATCAAGCACGCCGACGCGCTGGTGAAGGTGCTCGGCGACGGCGAGATCACCAAGGCGCTCACGGTCAAGGTCGACAAAGTGTCTGCTTCCGCCAAGGCGAAGATCGAGGCGGCCGGAGGAAAGGTCGAAGAGCCTTGCTAAGCTCTATCATCGCTGCATTCAAGGTTCCCGAGCTACGCAAGAAGATCTTGTTCACGCTCGGGATCTTGGCGCTGTACCGGTTCGGCGCGTACGTGCCGGTGCCGGGAATCCCGTTCAACGAGTTCGCCAACCAGTTCACCCAGAGCGGCGGCGTGTCGATGACCATGCTCGACCTGTTCACAGGCGGCGCGCTGTCGAACTTCTCGGTGTTCTCGCTCGGCATCATGCCCTACATCACGGCATCGATCATCATGCAGCTCATGCAGGGCGTCATCCCGGCTGTGGGCCGCTGGGCCAAGGAAGGCGAGACGGGCCGCCGCAAGATCACGCAGGTGACGCGCTACCTCACGCTGGGCCTGGGCCTCATCAACGCGGTGGGCTACCTGCTGCTGTTCAAGTCGCCCCAGTACGGCGTGGTGTTCACCACCGACATCCCCGAGATCGTGACCGACATCCTCGTCGTGTTCACGCTGGTGGCGGGCACGGCGTTCATCATGTGGATGGGCGAGCTCATCACCCAGCGCGGCGTGGGCAACGGCATGTCGCTCATCATCTTCGTGAGCATCGTGTCGCGCGTTCCGAACGCCATCTTCTCGTCGCTGAACCTGACGGCGGACACGGGCATGGGCATCGCCATCACGGTGGTCACGCTGCTCGTGGTGCTCGCGTGCATCCCGGCGATCATCTTCGTCGAGC is part of the Arabiibacter massiliensis genome and encodes:
- the rplO gene encoding 50S ribosomal protein L15; translation: MELKDLKPAEGSRKARKRVGRGNGSGTGKTSGRGMNGQKSRAGGGKGAGFEGGQTPLARRLPKLPGFKNINHVEYLPVNVKRLEEVFEAGDVVDGESLKAKGVIKHADALVKVLGDGEITKALTVKVDKVSASAKAKIEAAGGKVEEPC
- the rpmD gene encoding 50S ribosomal protein L30, whose amino-acid sequence is MADAKRTLRVTQVKSAIGCPGDQGKTLRALGLGKINRTSDLVDNESVRGMIFKVKHLVTVEEI
- the secY gene encoding preprotein translocase subunit SecY; this translates as MLSSIIAAFKVPELRKKILFTLGILALYRFGAYVPVPGIPFNEFANQFTQSGGVSMTMLDLFTGGALSNFSVFSLGIMPYITASIIMQLMQGVIPAVGRWAKEGETGRRKITQVTRYLTLGLGLINAVGYLLLFKSPQYGVVFTTDIPEIVTDILVVFTLVAGTAFIMWMGELITQRGVGNGMSLIIFVSIVSRVPNAIFSSLNLTADTGMGIAITVVTLLVVLACIPAIIFVERAQRRIPVNYAKRVQGRKMMGGQSTYIPLKVNAAGVIPIIFASCLIYFPAQLAALFNVGWLTAVADAISTGWVNWILTVLLIVFFAYFYTSMVFNPEETADNLRKQGGFIPGVRPGTATVTYIKNVLHRVTLPGGIFIAAIAVVPTIIFYFTGNTLIQAFGGTSILIMIGVALDTMSKVESQLKMHNYDGFFK